The nucleotide window ACGAGGAAGCCAACGCTGCATTCCGTGAGGGGAAAATTTCATTTTTAGACATTGAGGAGCTGGTGATCGACGCCTGCCGAACTCTCGCTTTCACGGATTCTCCGTCCCTGGATGCGATTTTCGAGGCAGATCATCAGGCCCGTGAGTTTGTGAAATCACATCTGAAAGGAGCCTAAGCAATGGCAATTTTGTATTTTATCATCCTGCTGTCCGTGATCATCATCGTCCATGAATGCGGCCATCTGATCGCTGCCAAGTGTTTCCATGTTTACTGCGGTGAATTTTCTATTGGGATGGGACCTAAGCTATGGTCCTATAAAGGCAAGGAAACGACATTCACGCTGCGGGCTTTGCCAATCGGCGGCTACGTTGCGATGGCGGGCGAGGAAGGCAGCGAATTTGAAGGCGTGCCGCGTGAGCGGACGATCAAAGGCGTATCGCATTGGAAGCAGATCATCATCATGCTTGCCGGAGTGATCATGAACTTCGTGCTGGCCTGGCTGATCTTCGCTTCGATCATTTTGATCAACGGCAGCTACAACATTGCTCCCAAAGCGGTTGTCGGCGGCGTGGTCGCCGGTTCACCGGCGGAGGCCGCAGGTTTTGCGGAAGGCGATGTAATTACGAAAGTGGTCTTCGCTGACGGTACGGTCGTCAAGCCGTCCAACTTTTATGAGATTCTGACGTATTCGATGGACAATACCGATCCGGTAACCTATACGTTAAAGCGCGGCGGGGAAACATTGGAAAAAACGGTAGCACCAGTGTATGACGAGCAGGAGCAATCGTGGCTGGTCGGTATCAAAATCCCCCCGGCAACGCAGGTCAAAACCACACTGCTCAACAGCGGTTACTACGGCGCTCAGTATATGGGGCAGACCGTCAAGGAACTCATCACAGCTCTGACCCGTCTGGTCAAGGGCATCGGATTTGAGGATCTGTCCGGTCCGGTCGGCATTTATCAGGTCACGGAGCAGCAGGCCAGTCTGGGGCTGCAGAACTATATTTTATTGATCGCGCTGTTATCGCTGAATGTCGGCGTGTTCAATCTGCTTCCGCTGCCGATTTTGGACGGCGGGCGAATTCTGCTGGTGATTGTGGAAATGATTATCGGCAAGCCGCTCAACCAAAAGCTGGAGGCTGGAATTACAGCGGTCGGCGTAGCCCTAGTTCTGCTTTTAATGGTGTATGTGACCTGGCAGGATTTAATGCGGTTGTTTATTTAGCTCCATCTCCTCAAAGGCGAGGAAGACATAGAACAAATAGGAGGAATCAGCATGAGTATTTTAGTCACAGGCGGCACCGGTTTTATCGGCAGCCACACAACAGTGGAACTGATCAACGCAGGTTATGATGTTGTCATTATCGACAACCTGGTCAATTCCTGCAAAGGCGTAGTGGATCGGATTGAAAAGATCACCGGAAAGCGGCCGCGTTTTTATGAAAATGATTTGCTGGATAAAGCGGCGGTGGAAAAGGTTTTTGAAGAAAATGAGATCAAAGCGGTCATTCACTTTGCCGGATTGAAAGCGGTCGGGGAATCGGTAACGATCCCTTTGACCTATTATCACAACAACTTAACCGGCACGCTGATTCTGTGTGAGGTCATGAAGGAACACAACTGCAAGAAGATCGTGTTCTCTTCCAGCGCCACAGTCTACGGTGATCCGCATAAGGTACCGATCACAGAGGATTTTCCGTTATCGACAACGAATCCTTACGGTTCAACAAAGCTGATGATCGAACGGATTTTAAGCGATGTCTTCGTTTCCGATACGGACTGGAGCATCATGCTGCTGCGCTACTTCAATCCGATCGGCGCGCATAAGAGCGGGCTGTTGGGAGAAACGCCAAACGGCATTCCGAACAACCTTGTGCCGTACATCGCTCAGGTTGCCACCGGCAAGCGCGAATTTTTGCGGGTTTGGGGCAATGACTACAATACGGTCGATGGTACCGGCGTGCGCGACTACATCCACGTCGTCGATCTGGCGTTAGGGCACATCAAGGCTGTTGAATATGTTCTGAAAAACAAAGGAGTGGAAGCAGTCAATCTGGGAACCGGTCACGGCTATTCTGTGCTGCAGGTCAAGGATGCCTTTGCCAAAGCCAGCGGTAAGGAAATTCCATATAAGATCATGCCGCGCCGGCCAGGCGATATCGCTACCTGCTATGCGGATACAGTCAAAGCTAAAAAGCTGCTGGGCTGGAGTGCCCAGTACGGCATTGATGAAATGTGCCAGGATTCCTGGTATTTCCAGCAGCAGAATCCGGACGGGATTACTGAATAACCAACTAAACGAGGAAAGCAGTCGTGAACAGGCTGCTTTTTTTGTTAACTGGGAAAGTACTCTAAAGAGCCGAGAAGAGAAAAAGTGCCAAAAAGGCACAATAAAAACCAGCAAGTAAGGATTAGAAATATTAAGATGTTAGAAAGGGTACCTAAGTAAATTAATTCATTTTTTACGATATAAAGTATCACGATGACATTTGGAACATTGGAAACAAGGAGGATCACTTTCTCCAATCTCTTTTAAAAAGTCAGCTTCTTCACCATATACAAAATCTGGGATATTTTCCTCATGTCCACAATGGATGCATTTCATCGTGATATAGCTTTCGCGAGCTACATCGCTTTCTTGTTGGTAAAGTTCTATGCAAAGGCAGAGTCCTTGTCTCTAAATGAAAACAATCTTACTGGATATACTTTTTTATAGCTGATGAAAGGCAGAATAGATTAAGAGGAACGTCACAAAGGAAGGACAAGTTCATCGAAAGGTTAAAAAAATTGAACTTTCTGTTGATGGAGAATGCAATGTGAAAATGTTATCATGTCTTTGGAGGGAAGGAAAATGAAAAAAATAACAACCAGTCTTTTAGCTTTATTGATGATTCTGTCCGTCACGGCCTGTTCTTCAGTCCAAGAAGAAACCTTTGAGGGCTCAGCACAGGGGTACGGCGGAACGGTAACCGCCAAAGTCACATTCAAAGCCGACAAGATGACATCCGTGGCAGTGGTAGCACCTGATGAAACTGAAGGTGTAGGATCTCGGGCAGTTGAGGAACTGCCGGAGAAAATTGTCGCAGCCAACAGTGCCGACGTCGATGTCTGCGCTGGAGCAACAATGACGTCCAAAGCCATCTTATCTGCGGTGAAGCAGGCCATCGGCAAGAAAAAAGGAGAAACTGAGAGCACAACGGCGATGACAGAGGGTACCTACAGTGCTGTCGTCGCCGGTCATAATGGTGAAATGACTGTGGAAACAACTGTGGATTCAACTTCTATCCTGGAGGTAAAAATCATCAGTCATACGGAAACCTATGGGATCGGATATGGTTCCGTAATGACACCGGTTGAGGTGCTGCCGCAGCGAATCGTTGAACATCAAACACTGAACGTGGATAATGTCTCGGCAGCGACCGTAACATCATCCGCGATCAAAGCGGGGGTCCGCGACTGTCTGACCCAGGCCGGAGCGAGTGAAACCGCGATGAGTGAAGCGGCACCGAAGGCAAATCCGACAGAGGCGGAATATACAGTGGATATCGCAGTTATCGGCGGTGGAGCTGCCGGATTAACAGCGGCCAATACCGCCTTGGATGAAGGCAAAACCGTACTGTTGGTCGAAAAGATGGGAATTACCGGCGGCTCGACAGTTCAAAGCGGAGGGAATATCTTTGCGGCAGGAACGACGGCGCAGAAGGCCAATGGTGTTGAAGACAGCGCGGAGGATCTCAATCAGTTTTTAATGAGCTATGATGAAGATCAGCTGCTGAATGCGGAAATGATTCAGGACTATGCTGAGCATATTGCGGAAGATTTAGATTATCTGGCTGATCAAGGCGTCCAGGTCACTTATGTGACAACCGCACAGCCGACATTGACGCCTAATCGGCTGCATCTGACCAGCCCGAAAAACGAAATCGCTTCCGGGATCGGCGGCGGGATTACCGTGCCGTTAACGAAATCCATGCTGGAAAAGGGCGGCACACTGCTTTTGGAAACTCGTGCTGAAGCGCTTTTAACCGATGAACAGGGTCAAGTCATCGGCGTTCAGGCTGTTAATCAGAGCGGAGAAACTGTAACGATTCATGCGCATTCGGTGATTCTGACAACCGGCGGCTATGGTTCCAACCCGGAAATGACAGCACGCTTTGCATCGTTTAATCCGATCTTCAATTCCGCTGCGAGCAGTACCGGAGATGGATTGACGATGGCGGGTGAAATCGGCGCTCAGATCTTTGATTCCAACGGTCTTCAGTTGCAATATGTCGATTTCAATACCGGTGAAACCGGCAGCACAGCTTCCGGCCTAGTTGTGGATATGCAGGGGAAGCGGCTGGCTAACGAACACAGTTATCAATCGGTTTCTGCCGAAGCTTTTAAGCGTGAAAACAGCGCGGTGAATTATTATATTACAGCGACTAAGGACGGCGTATGCGCTGAACCATATCCAACGGTTCAATACGGTGTCACTTTGGAAAATGCCGTCAAAGCGTCAAGTTTAGAAGAACTCGCTACACTGATCAAAGTGGATCCATCAGTTTTGAAAGCTACTGTTGAGCGCTATAACGATTTGTGTGCCAAGGGAACGGATGAAGACTTTGCAAAGCCTGCGGACTGGATGATTCCTGTAGAAGGTGATACGTATTATGCTTTTGCTCGCTATCCAGTTGCGGCAGCGACTTTCGGCGGCCTAGTGATCGACGCTCAGGGCCGTGTTCTGAATCAGGATAACAAACCGATTTCTGGTTTGTATGCAGCTGGAGAAGTTGCTTTAACCGGTGTTTTTGCCAATGTTTATCCAAGCTGCGGTCTGGCGATCGGCAATTCCATTCACATGGCTAGAAATGCAGCTGTCACAGCCTGCGGGGAATAACAATAAACGGTGCTTTCAACGAGCGCCGTTTTCATTTACAATAGACTTATGAATATTAACGAGTTGAAATATTTTATTAAAGTGGCAGAAGCAAAAAGCTTATCCAAGGCGGCCAATGAACTGTTTATTTCCTATCAGGGACTTTCAAAGTCATTAAAAAATTTGGAAACCGAGCTGGGCTGCCCGCTGTTCGAAAAAAATCGTTTTGCGGCAAAACTGACAGAATATGGAGAGGAACTTTACCGGAGCGCAAAACTGATCGTCGGTGAATGGGAAAACCTGCAGCTTTCACTCGGCCAAATTCAGCGCCGCAAAAATAAGCTGTTTCATATCGGCATCGCGATGGGTGTGGATATTCCGTTTCCTGACTTTCATCGCAGGCTGGATCAATTTCTGACTAACCATAGCGATGTCATCATGATCGACGCCTGGGATTCCTATTGTGAAGAAAAGCTGGAAAGCGGTGAGCTGGACATTGCGGTGACCTTCGGTCCGGTTGATGAACAGCGCTTTGATTCCACAATGCTGCTTCAGGGATCTCTGGCAGCGATCGTGGATGACCATCATCCGCTGGCCGAGCGTGATATGTTATCCATCGCGGATTTGCAAGGCCAAAAAATCATTACGGTCAACCGCTATTTCCGCAATTATGACATTCTTATGCAGGCCTGTCTGGCACAGGGTTTTAAACCGGATATCGTATTGAATACTGTGAATTTAACCGCGACCCTGATCGCCTGTCAGGATAAGAATACAATCGGTATTTCCAACAATCTCTCCTATTTCAAAAAAACAGTTGTCGGCTATCGGATTATCCCTGTTGCCGGACCGAATACCACCTGTCAGATCAATCTGTTGATCCATTCCAAGCAGAGAAAGAATAAGGAAATTCTGCGGTTAAAGCAGGAATTGATGCGGTGTCTTTTTGTGGATTCGGAGTCTTTGGCGAAAGAGCTTCGCTGAAGATCAAAAGACACGATGACCTAGAATATAAAAATCAGAAGGTCAGAGAGCAGAAAAACGGCTTCCTAAATAATTTACTATAGTAAACCTTGTTGGCTTCCGCGGACTGTGATACAATGAAGCCGGTGTTTAAAGGAGGAGTTTTATGCCCCGATATGATCAATTATTTCAGGAAATTGTCCATACTCTAAAAGAAGATTACGCCGGCTTTGTGATGTGTCAGGATCATCATGATCCGCGGCCTTACGTCCATACGATAGGCACGGCGTTTATGCAGAAGACACTGAATGAGGATTTATTTTTCCGACAGGTCAATCAATATCTGGCAGAGACGACAGACCGCAATCTGCGCTTTCAGCGCCGTCCAAATTCTGATTATCAACCCTTTACTAATGGCTTTTTCACCCGTCGGACAGGCGCAGTGCTGACGATCAGCGAGGTCAGGGAAGAAGACCGGCTGCAGCCAAAGGATGAAATTGTTGCGATTAACGGTCAGCCGCTGAGCTTTTATACCGAAACGCTGAATAAGAAAATCTTTTACGCGGAAGAAAAGGAACGTCAGCTCTGGACCGGCTTTTTAAAGATGGCGGATCGGATATCGGTGCGGCGAAACGGCCAGATTCATGAAGTGACATTACGGCGATTTCCAAAAAGGGAAATTGTGAAAACGAATACATTTGCGATAGAAGAAGGCTGTGCGGTATTGCGGATTGAACGGATTGACGAAACCCTGGAAGCTTTGGTGGAGGCGCATCAGACTGCGCTGGCAGAGGCTCAGAAAGTGATTCTGGATTTGCGACGCTGCGAGGAAGGTTGGGAATCTTCGATGCTTTGTCTGCTGCCATATATCCTTGATCATCCGATGTCGATCGCGGAAGTGATGGAGGGACAGGGACTTCTGACCCATTATACTGAGAAGAACTGCCGCCGGCGCATCAAACAGCTGGAAGCGATGAAATCAGATCCGCAGCTGGAACCGATGATCAGCGAAATGATTGAAGAACTCAAAGCCAAAGCCGGTCTGGGATGGATTCTGGAAACAGAGGCGGATTGGGGAGTGGATGAGGAAGAATTGATCCATCCCGTTAACGCAGAGCGCAGAACCGTTGTAATTCTTGATTTTCTGACTGCCGGTGCTGCAGAAGAACTGGCAGAGCTGGCTTCTCAATCCGCTCGCTGTACGCTTGTTGGCAGGATGAGCAGCGGACGATATCAGACCTGCAATCTGATTTCAGTTGTGTTTGATGATCAGTTTCAGCTGGACTATCCGATCAGCCGCCGCAAGGCCTGGAACAAGGATCAGCCACGGGGAGTTCGTTGCGACATCGAGCTAGCCTGGACACCGCAGGAATGGGATGAAGATCTTTTGATGGAAGCAGCGAAAACAGTTTAATTCCTGATTGGACAGTTTAATAAGACAATTAAAAAGCCGAAGACAAAGCAGAGAACGCTGTGCCTGCGGCTTTTTCTTATAAAAAAACGGCGGACAAGCAAACTTATCCGTCGTAAGTCATTATTCTTCGCTGATGAACTGACCTGCCAGCCGGCCATGCGTTACCGCCATGCCGATGGAATTGCCTGCGCAAGGCGTAGAATAGCCTAATCCATAGCGTCCGCCCAGGCAGTTGCCGGCTGCGTAAAGACCTTTGATCTTCTTTCCGCTCATGTCCAGCACATTCTGTCGTTTATCAGTAACCAGTCCGGACATCGTCACCATCATCGGCGTCGGTTTGTCATTCTTAGCGCTCTTGACAGCGTAGAATGGGGCTTCATCCACCGGAATCATACAGGAAGCATCTTTACCAAAATCGGTGTCTTTTCCGGCATAGCACAGCTGGTTGTAAGCTTCAATCGAAGCCAGGAAGGCTTCTTTTGCTTCGCCGCTGTACCCCAGATACTCCGCCAGTTCTTCCAAAGAATCAGCTTTGATGACCGTGGATTCCATTCGCTCCGCAACGGTGCAGCCGCGAACAGTGCCGCCTTCCGGTCCGCTGATTAAAGCGTCCATATCGTTGATCAGATCTATGTAATACTGCGGCCGTCCGGCATTCGGCCCGCCATGTTCCAGACCGGAAGCACAAACGGACTTGAGCCACTTCTTGTCGGTGACCAAACACAGCGTCCCTTCCGGCTGACGGGCACAGGCCGTCTGCGCAGCGGAGAGATTGCCCTCATTGGTGAAACGTTCACCTTCGCTGTTAAGCCACAGCATCGCATTGCAGCCCCAAGGTCCGCTCGGTCCACCACCCAAAAGCATGCTTCCGCGCGGTGCTGGCTCAATCATTCCGCCGGCCCAGCAGCCCATTTTGACGGCTTCGCCCTTGCGTCCGCCCATGAAGGAGAAGAAGTCCGGCTGTTCGCCGCCGGCGCGTTCAAAACGTTCCATATATTCGTTGAGCAGCGCCCAGCACATGTCGGCATTGCCTGCGTAATCTCCACCGCACAGAATGACACCTTTGGTGGTGTTGTACTTGATGTAGCGGCCATCGCTGGCTTTGCCGGCCAGTCCAATGATCTCTTTACTTTCATTTTGCAGCAGCACCACGGCTTCGGTACCATAGTACCACTGCGCTCCCAGCTGTACAGCTTTGTCGATACAGGCCTGATTGATCAGCGGCAGAACGGAGTTGGCCGCAACGCCCTGAATTGGCTGATCATTGTACTGTCCCATAAACTGCGCGGTCGCCGCCCATGTCTTGGTGCCTGGAGTCATCGGGTAGTCATACCGCAGGCAATCGTACAGATCTTTTCCTGCTTGAATTTTGGCATAATCCATATTGGCCTGCATGATCAGCCAGCCATCCGGCGTATTATCATAGGTGTAGGCTTTTGGATCAACGCCCATTTCTTTGGCGACCTCCAGCATATGATCCAGTGTCGGTCCTGAATTGTGAACATACGATTTGACAATGGCCGGGAAGCAGCGTCCGCCGGAGCGGGTGACAAATTCATTGACGACCTCGCCCAGATCATAGGTGCCAAAACCAATTTCCTGCTGGAGCTTGGAGTTGAACGCTCCAATATCTTCGCCATACCAGGTGAACATATCTTCTTCCATCCGTTCCAGCACGGCGACTTTCATTCCGGACTCCGCAGCGGCCAAGGCAGCCTGTACGCCGGCATGTCCGCCGCCGACCACCACGACATCGACATCGATTTCTTCAGCGTAATCGGTAATGACCGGAGCTTCACCTAACCAGTCGCCGGGTCCAGAATAACCGGT belongs to Holdemania massiliensis and includes:
- the rseP gene encoding RIP metalloprotease RseP codes for the protein MAILYFIILLSVIIIVHECGHLIAAKCFHVYCGEFSIGMGPKLWSYKGKETTFTLRALPIGGYVAMAGEEGSEFEGVPRERTIKGVSHWKQIIIMLAGVIMNFVLAWLIFASIILINGSYNIAPKAVVGGVVAGSPAEAAGFAEGDVITKVVFADGTVVKPSNFYEILTYSMDNTDPVTYTLKRGGETLEKTVAPVYDEQEQSWLVGIKIPPATQVKTTLLNSGYYGAQYMGQTVKELITALTRLVKGIGFEDLSGPVGIYQVTEQQASLGLQNYILLIALLSLNVGVFNLLPLPILDGGRILLVIVEMIIGKPLNQKLEAGITAVGVALVLLLMVYVTWQDLMRLFI
- a CDS encoding FAD-dependent oxidoreductase; the protein is MKKITTSLLALLMILSVTACSSVQEETFEGSAQGYGGTVTAKVTFKADKMTSVAVVAPDETEGVGSRAVEELPEKIVAANSADVDVCAGATMTSKAILSAVKQAIGKKKGETESTTAMTEGTYSAVVAGHNGEMTVETTVDSTSILEVKIISHTETYGIGYGSVMTPVEVLPQRIVEHQTLNVDNVSAATVTSSAIKAGVRDCLTQAGASETAMSEAAPKANPTEAEYTVDIAVIGGGAAGLTAANTALDEGKTVLLVEKMGITGGSTVQSGGNIFAAGTTAQKANGVEDSAEDLNQFLMSYDEDQLLNAEMIQDYAEHIAEDLDYLADQGVQVTYVTTAQPTLTPNRLHLTSPKNEIASGIGGGITVPLTKSMLEKGGTLLLETRAEALLTDEQGQVIGVQAVNQSGETVTIHAHSVILTTGGYGSNPEMTARFASFNPIFNSAASSTGDGLTMAGEIGAQIFDSNGLQLQYVDFNTGETGSTASGLVVDMQGKRLANEHSYQSVSAEAFKRENSAVNYYITATKDGVCAEPYPTVQYGVTLENAVKASSLEELATLIKVDPSVLKATVERYNDLCAKGTDEDFAKPADWMIPVEGDTYYAFARYPVAAATFGGLVIDAQGRVLNQDNKPISGLYAAGEVALTGVFANVYPSCGLAIGNSIHMARNAAVTACGE
- a CDS encoding LysR family transcriptional regulator, with product MKYFIKVAEAKSLSKAANELFISYQGLSKSLKNLETELGCPLFEKNRFAAKLTEYGEELYRSAKLIVGEWENLQLSLGQIQRRKNKLFHIGIAMGVDIPFPDFHRRLDQFLTNHSDVIMIDAWDSYCEEKLESGELDIAVTFGPVDEQRFDSTMLLQGSLAAIVDDHHPLAERDMLSIADLQGQKIITVNRYFRNYDILMQACLAQGFKPDIVLNTVNLTATLIACQDKNTIGISNNLSYFKKTVVGYRIIPVAGPNTTCQINLLIHSKQRKNKEILRLKQELMRCLFVDSESLAKELR
- a CDS encoding S41 family peptidase gives rise to the protein MPRYDQLFQEIVHTLKEDYAGFVMCQDHHDPRPYVHTIGTAFMQKTLNEDLFFRQVNQYLAETTDRNLRFQRRPNSDYQPFTNGFFTRRTGAVLTISEVREEDRLQPKDEIVAINGQPLSFYTETLNKKIFYAEEKERQLWTGFLKMADRISVRRNGQIHEVTLRRFPKREIVKTNTFAIEEGCAVLRIERIDETLEALVEAHQTALAEAQKVILDLRRCEEGWESSMLCLLPYILDHPMSIAEVMEGQGLLTHYTEKNCRRRIKQLEAMKSDPQLEPMISEMIEELKAKAGLGWILETEADWGVDEEELIHPVNAERRTVVILDFLTAGAAEELAELASQSARCTLVGRMSSGRYQTCNLISVVFDDQFQLDYPISRRKAWNKDQPRGVRCDIELAWTPQEWDEDLLMEAAKTV
- a CDS encoding FAD-binding protein; translation: MSYKKGISRRDFIKGAAASAFGVAAAGLLAGCSSESTTPSATPDAPTASAPAGRITGYSGPGDWLGEAPVITDYAEEIDVDVVVVGGGHAGVQAALAAAESGMKVAVLERMEEDMFTWYGEDIGAFNSKLQQEIGFGTYDLGEVVNEFVTRSGGRCFPAIVKSYVHNSGPTLDHMLEVAKEMGVDPKAYTYDNTPDGWLIMQANMDYAKIQAGKDLYDCLRYDYPMTPGTKTWAATAQFMGQYNDQPIQGVAANSVLPLINQACIDKAVQLGAQWYYGTEAVVLLQNESKEIIGLAGKASDGRYIKYNTTKGVILCGGDYAGNADMCWALLNEYMERFERAGGEQPDFFSFMGGRKGEAVKMGCWAGGMIEPAPRGSMLLGGGPSGPWGCNAMLWLNSEGERFTNEGNLSAAQTACARQPEGTLCLVTDKKWLKSVCASGLEHGGPNAGRPQYYIDLINDMDALISGPEGGTVRGCTVAERMESTVIKADSLEELAEYLGYSGEAKEAFLASIEAYNQLCYAGKDTDFGKDASCMIPVDEAPFYAVKSAKNDKPTPMMVTMSGLVTDKRQNVLDMSGKKIKGLYAAGNCLGGRYGLGYSTPCAGNSIGMAVTHGRLAGQFISEE
- the galE gene encoding UDP-glucose 4-epimerase GalE, coding for MSILVTGGTGFIGSHTTVELINAGYDVVIIDNLVNSCKGVVDRIEKITGKRPRFYENDLLDKAAVEKVFEENEIKAVIHFAGLKAVGESVTIPLTYYHNNLTGTLILCEVMKEHNCKKIVFSSSATVYGDPHKVPITEDFPLSTTNPYGSTKLMIERILSDVFVSDTDWSIMLLRYFNPIGAHKSGLLGETPNGIPNNLVPYIAQVATGKREFLRVWGNDYNTVDGTGVRDYIHVVDLALGHIKAVEYVLKNKGVEAVNLGTGHGYSVLQVKDAFAKASGKEIPYKIMPRRPGDIATCYADTVKAKKLLGWSAQYGIDEMCQDSWYFQQQNPDGITE